A window of Amycolatopsis australiensis contains these coding sequences:
- a CDS encoding excalibur calcium-binding domain-containing protein translates to MSLFRRALTTAAVAAGLAFVGPIPLASAQLAADRDCSDFQYQEDAQAVLDRDPADPNHLDEDKDGKACESLPSRPRQHTTAPVPEKAATTAKTAPKTTAKKPATGSQVKIKPVGGVATGGGEPDESVPGFLVASGALLAAAASGGMVLYLRRRTS, encoded by the coding sequence GTGTCCTTGTTCCGCCGTGCCCTGACGACGGCCGCCGTCGCCGCCGGCCTCGCCTTCGTCGGCCCCATTCCCCTCGCCTCCGCGCAGCTCGCCGCGGACAGGGACTGCTCGGACTTCCAGTACCAGGAAGACGCGCAGGCGGTGCTCGACCGGGATCCGGCCGACCCCAACCACCTCGACGAGGACAAGGACGGCAAGGCCTGCGAGTCGCTGCCGTCGCGCCCGCGGCAGCACACAACCGCGCCGGTGCCGGAAAAGGCCGCCACCACGGCGAAAACCGCGCCGAAAACCACGGCCAAGAAGCCCGCGACGGGCAGCCAGGTGAAGATCAAGCCGGTCGGCGGCGTGGCCACCGGCGGCGGTGAGCCGGACGAGAGCGTGCCCGGGTTCCTGGTGGCAAGCGGCGCGCTGCTCGCCGCGGCGGCCTCCGGTGGCATGGTGCTCTACCTGCGCCGGCGCACGAGTTGA